The Salvia miltiorrhiza cultivar Shanhuang (shh) chromosome 1, IMPLAD_Smil_shh, whole genome shotgun sequence genome has a window encoding:
- the LOC131019883 gene encoding protein SOSEKI 3-like isoform X2, giving the protein MDGRMKKYRQLSPDRAKVWTEKSPKYRYNQHYNSPPPPPPPPPPHHTGKVPVVYYLCRNRQLEHPHFMEVPLSSDDLYLRDVIERLNVLRGRGIGSLYSWSCKRSYKNGYVWHDLCDDDVIHPAHGNEYILKGSEIFEDSDPGRFSPAPTFMPCPQNQEESSSSSSLNGGTTKSSQDDELSPRLQPPCASAASPESGVGKISSWNGPLCLTEYKSEGIANASTQTDSQACAVIETGVSTDDGSLEPHQTQVSEDAERSGNSVLPPPSAAGAAASSGGGADTLESLIRADVRKMNSFRILEEEGYRFPSRTKLKIINMITQLISCGYVQEKDHSFVPRFSSSNFKSPFSTSLTLGEIDHLPENPRAMGKRAADKKCFSGSLAEKSLLEEVAPTLKRSSSYNADSTQHIDSINCKEEGSSTNSKCVPLSIKASLTKQLRCELLRSPKSERRRSSEIGESSRITDPDASSRSRRTTEPCSAENVIRIEESLLQELEL; this is encoded by the exons ATGGATGGGAGAATGAAGAAATATAGGCAGTTGAGTCCGGATAGAGCAAAAGTTTGGACTGAGAAATCTCCCAAATATCGATATAATCAACATTATAACTCTCCGCCTCCTccgcctcctccgccgccgccgcatcATACTGGGAAAGTTCCGGTTGTTTACTATCTATGCCGGAATCGCCAGCTTGAGCATCCGCACTTCATGGAAGTCCCTCTGTCCAGTGATGATCTTTACTTGAGAG ACGTGATTGAAAGGCTTAATGTTTTGAGAGGCAGAGGCATCGGCTCGTTGTATTCTTGGTCTTGCAAAAG GAGTTACAAAAATGGGTATGTATGGCATGATCTTTGTGATGATGATGTAATTCATCCCGCTCATGGCAATGAGTACATTCTCAAGGGTTCGGAGATCTTTGAAGATTCGGATCCCG GTCGCTTTAGTCCTGCTCCGACTTTTATGCCCTGCCCCCAGAACCAGGAGGAGTCGTCTTCTTCGTCTAGCTTGAATGGCGGAACTACAAAGAGTTCGCAGGATGATGAGCTGTCACCTCGACTGCAGCCCCCTTGTGCGTCCGCTGCATCCCCAGAATCGGGTGTGGGAAAGATTTCGTCTTGGAACGGTCCTTTATGCCTGACAGAGTACAAGAGTGAAGGCATTGCTAATGCTTCCACTCAGACAGATTCACAAGCCTGCGCAGTCATTGAGACAGGTGTTTCAACTGATGATGGCTCGTTGGAACCTCATCAAACTCAAGTCTCCGAGGATGCAGAGAGATCCGGGAACTCTGTTCTGCCACCTCCCTCTGCTGCCGGTGCTGCAGCATCAAGTGGTGGTGGGGCGGATACGTTGGAATCTCTCATTAGAGCTGATGTGAGGAAGATGAACAGCTTTAGGATACTCGAAGAAGAAGGGTACCGATTCCCATCAAGAACGAAGCTCAAGATTATTAACATGATAACACAGCTAATCTCCTGCGGCTATGTGCAAGAGAAAGATCACAGCTTTGTGCCAAGGTTTTCTAGCTCCAATTTTAAGTCCCCATTCTCGACTTCACTAACGTTGGGAGAGATCGATCACCTGCCTGAGAATCCTCGTGCGATGGGAAAGAGGGCTGCAGATAAGAAGTGCTTTAGTGGGAGTTTGGCTGAGAAGAGTTTGCTCGAAGAAGTTGCACCCACTCTTAAACGATCTTCTTCTTACAATGCTGATAG CACTCAGCACATTGATTCTATCAATTGTAAGGAAGAAGGAAGTTCCACAAATTCAAAATGTGTCCCATTGTCAATCAAGGCTTCTCTCACTAAGCAGCTAAGATGTGAACTACTGAGATCCCCTAAATCTGAGAGACGACGTTCATCTGAGATTGGGGAAAGCTCGCGAATCACTGACCCTGACGCCTCAAGCCGGAGCAGGAGGACGACAGAGCCATGTTCTGCAGAGAATGTGATCAGAATCGAAGAAA GCTTGCTTCAGGAGCTCGAGTTATAA
- the LOC131019883 gene encoding protein SOSEKI 3-like isoform X1 has product MDGRMKKYRQLSPDRAKVWTEKSPKYRYNQHYNSPPPPPPPPPPHHTGKVPVVYYLCRNRQLEHPHFMEVPLSSDDLYLRDVIERLNVLRGRGIGSLYSWSCKRSYKNGYVWHDLCDDDVIHPAHGNEYILKGSEIFEDSDPGRFSPAPTFMPCPQNQEESSSSSSLNGGTTKSSQDDELSPRLQPPCASAASPESGVGKISSWNGPLCLTEYKSEGIANASTQTDSQACAVIETGVSTDDGSLEPHQTQVSEDAERSGNSVLPPPSAAGAAASSGGGADTLESLIRADVRKMNSFRILEEEGYRFPSRTKLKIINMITQLISCGYVQEKDHSFVPRFSSSNFKSPFSTSLTLGEIDHLPENPRAMGKRAADKKCFSGSLAEKSLLEEVAPTLKRSSSYNADRSTQHIDSINCKEEGSSTNSKCVPLSIKASLTKQLRCELLRSPKSERRRSSEIGESSRITDPDASSRSRRTTEPCSAENVIRIEERLASGARVIIQSKASSWD; this is encoded by the exons ATGGATGGGAGAATGAAGAAATATAGGCAGTTGAGTCCGGATAGAGCAAAAGTTTGGACTGAGAAATCTCCCAAATATCGATATAATCAACATTATAACTCTCCGCCTCCTccgcctcctccgccgccgccgcatcATACTGGGAAAGTTCCGGTTGTTTACTATCTATGCCGGAATCGCCAGCTTGAGCATCCGCACTTCATGGAAGTCCCTCTGTCCAGTGATGATCTTTACTTGAGAG ACGTGATTGAAAGGCTTAATGTTTTGAGAGGCAGAGGCATCGGCTCGTTGTATTCTTGGTCTTGCAAAAG GAGTTACAAAAATGGGTATGTATGGCATGATCTTTGTGATGATGATGTAATTCATCCCGCTCATGGCAATGAGTACATTCTCAAGGGTTCGGAGATCTTTGAAGATTCGGATCCCG GTCGCTTTAGTCCTGCTCCGACTTTTATGCCCTGCCCCCAGAACCAGGAGGAGTCGTCTTCTTCGTCTAGCTTGAATGGCGGAACTACAAAGAGTTCGCAGGATGATGAGCTGTCACCTCGACTGCAGCCCCCTTGTGCGTCCGCTGCATCCCCAGAATCGGGTGTGGGAAAGATTTCGTCTTGGAACGGTCCTTTATGCCTGACAGAGTACAAGAGTGAAGGCATTGCTAATGCTTCCACTCAGACAGATTCACAAGCCTGCGCAGTCATTGAGACAGGTGTTTCAACTGATGATGGCTCGTTGGAACCTCATCAAACTCAAGTCTCCGAGGATGCAGAGAGATCCGGGAACTCTGTTCTGCCACCTCCCTCTGCTGCCGGTGCTGCAGCATCAAGTGGTGGTGGGGCGGATACGTTGGAATCTCTCATTAGAGCTGATGTGAGGAAGATGAACAGCTTTAGGATACTCGAAGAAGAAGGGTACCGATTCCCATCAAGAACGAAGCTCAAGATTATTAACATGATAACACAGCTAATCTCCTGCGGCTATGTGCAAGAGAAAGATCACAGCTTTGTGCCAAGGTTTTCTAGCTCCAATTTTAAGTCCCCATTCTCGACTTCACTAACGTTGGGAGAGATCGATCACCTGCCTGAGAATCCTCGTGCGATGGGAAAGAGGGCTGCAGATAAGAAGTGCTTTAGTGGGAGTTTGGCTGAGAAGAGTTTGCTCGAAGAAGTTGCACCCACTCTTAAACGATCTTCTTCTTACAATGCTGATAG AAGCACTCAGCACATTGATTCTATCAATTGTAAGGAAGAAGGAAGTTCCACAAATTCAAAATGTGTCCCATTGTCAATCAAGGCTTCTCTCACTAAGCAGCTAAGATGTGAACTACTGAGATCCCCTAAATCTGAGAGACGACGTTCATCTGAGATTGGGGAAAGCTCGCGAATCACTGACCCTGACGCCTCAAGCCGGAGCAGGAGGACGACAGAGCCATGTTCTGCAGAGAATGTGATCAGAATCGAAGAA AGGCTTGCTTCAGGAGCTCGAGTTATAATACAATCCAAAGCATCATCGTGGGATTAA
- the LOC131019895 gene encoding E3 ubiquitin-protein ligase RZFP34-like isoform X1, with the protein MDDDLLNLLAQLNMMCEFKEETPVLVLDDLNTDGIQMDLPSANYGCKHYRRRCKIRAPCCDEIFDCRHCHNEAKNDLEINPIDRHDIPRHEVKRVICSICDTEQNVQQNCINCGVCMGNYFCDKCNFFDDDVSKKQYHCDDCGICRTGGVEKFFHCSKCGCCYALSIKDTHRCVERAMHHNCAVCFEYLFDSTKNITVLPCGHTIHLECVHEMKHHYRYSCPVCSKSIGDMSNVWQKLDEEIASTPMPEMYKNKMVWILCNDCEETCEVQFHIIAYKCSGCNSYNTRRIQGAPASC; encoded by the exons ATGGATGACGATCTGTTGAATTTATTAGCGCAGTTGAATATGATGTGTGAATTTAAGGAAGAAACTCCAGTCCTTGTGTTGGACGACCTGAACACAGATGGGATTCAAATGGATTTGCCTTCTGCCAATTatgg GTGCAAGCATTACAGAAGGAGATGCAAGATCAGAGCTCCTTGTTGTGATGAGATTTTTGATTGCAGACATTGCCATAATGAAGCtaag AATGACCTCGAAATCAATCCGATTGATCGGCACGACATTCCCCGCCACGAAGTGAAAAGG GTTATATGCTCCATTTGTGACACGGAACAAAAT GTTCAACAAAATTGTATAAATTGTGGAGTTTGCATGGGGAATTATTTTTGCGACAAATGCAATTTCTTTGATGACGAT GTGTCGAAGAAGCAATACCACTGTGACGATTGTGGAATATGCAG AACTGGTGGGGTGGAGAAATTTTTCCATTGCAGCAAATGTG GATGCTGCTATGCGTTATCCATTAAGGATACACATCGTTGTGTAGAGAGAGCGATGCATCATAATTGTGCAGTTTGCTTCGAG TATTTATTCGATTCCACCAAGAACATCACTGTTCTACCATGTGGACATACCATACATTTGGAATGTGTTCATGAGATGAAGCATCACTACAG ATACTCGTGTCCCGTCTGCTCCAAGTCCATCGGTGACATGTCAAACGTATGGCAAAAGCTCGACGAAGAG ATTGCTTCAACTCCAATGCCGGAgatgtacaaaaataaaatg GTTTGGATACTATGCAATGACTGTGAGGAAACATGTGAGGTGCAGTTCCACATTATAGCATACAAATGCTCGGGTTGCAATTCTTACAATACTCGACGAATTCAAGGTGCCCCCGCCTCCTGCTGA
- the LOC131019895 gene encoding E3 ubiquitin-protein ligase RZFP34-like isoform X2: MMCEFKEETPVLVLDDLNTDGIQMDLPSANYGCKHYRRRCKIRAPCCDEIFDCRHCHNEAKNDLEINPIDRHDIPRHEVKRVICSICDTEQNVQQNCINCGVCMGNYFCDKCNFFDDDVSKKQYHCDDCGICRTGGVEKFFHCSKCGCCYALSIKDTHRCVERAMHHNCAVCFEYLFDSTKNITVLPCGHTIHLECVHEMKHHYRYSCPVCSKSIGDMSNVWQKLDEEIASTPMPEMYKNKMVWILCNDCEETCEVQFHIIAYKCSGCNSYNTRRIQGAPASC, encoded by the exons ATGATGTGTGAATTTAAGGAAGAAACTCCAGTCCTTGTGTTGGACGACCTGAACACAGATGGGATTCAAATGGATTTGCCTTCTGCCAATTatgg GTGCAAGCATTACAGAAGGAGATGCAAGATCAGAGCTCCTTGTTGTGATGAGATTTTTGATTGCAGACATTGCCATAATGAAGCtaag AATGACCTCGAAATCAATCCGATTGATCGGCACGACATTCCCCGCCACGAAGTGAAAAGG GTTATATGCTCCATTTGTGACACGGAACAAAAT GTTCAACAAAATTGTATAAATTGTGGAGTTTGCATGGGGAATTATTTTTGCGACAAATGCAATTTCTTTGATGACGAT GTGTCGAAGAAGCAATACCACTGTGACGATTGTGGAATATGCAG AACTGGTGGGGTGGAGAAATTTTTCCATTGCAGCAAATGTG GATGCTGCTATGCGTTATCCATTAAGGATACACATCGTTGTGTAGAGAGAGCGATGCATCATAATTGTGCAGTTTGCTTCGAG TATTTATTCGATTCCACCAAGAACATCACTGTTCTACCATGTGGACATACCATACATTTGGAATGTGTTCATGAGATGAAGCATCACTACAG ATACTCGTGTCCCGTCTGCTCCAAGTCCATCGGTGACATGTCAAACGTATGGCAAAAGCTCGACGAAGAG ATTGCTTCAACTCCAATGCCGGAgatgtacaaaaataaaatg GTTTGGATACTATGCAATGACTGTGAGGAAACATGTGAGGTGCAGTTCCACATTATAGCATACAAATGCTCGGGTTGCAATTCTTACAATACTCGACGAATTCAAGGTGCCCCCGCCTCCTGCTGA